A single region of the Bacteroides luhongzhouii genome encodes:
- a CDS encoding pyridoxine 5'-phosphate synthase, producing the protein MTKLSVNINKIATLRNARGGNVPDVVKVALDCESFGADGITVHPRPDERHIRRSDVYDLRPLLRTEFNIEGYPAPEFIDLVLKVKPHQVTLVPDDPSQITSNSGWDTKANLEFLTEVLDQFNSAGIRTSVFVAADPEMVEYAAKAGADRVELYTEPYATNYPKNPEAAIAPFIEAAKTARKLGIGLNAGHDLSLVNLNYFYKNIPWVDEVSIGHALISDALYLGLERTIQEYKNCLRS; encoded by the coding sequence ATGACTAAATTAAGTGTAAACATAAACAAGATTGCTACGCTCAGGAATGCTCGCGGAGGAAATGTCCCCGATGTAGTAAAGGTGGCGCTTGATTGTGAATCTTTTGGTGCAGACGGTATTACTGTTCATCCTCGTCCCGATGAACGCCACATTCGTCGTTCAGATGTATATGATTTGCGGCCTTTGTTGCGTACGGAATTTAATATCGAAGGTTATCCCGCTCCGGAATTTATTGACCTGGTGTTGAAAGTTAAACCTCATCAGGTAACTTTGGTCCCCGACGATCCTTCACAGATTACTTCCAATTCTGGTTGGGACACCAAAGCAAATCTGGAATTCCTGACTGAAGTTCTCGATCAGTTTAACAGTGCCGGTATTCGTACTTCCGTTTTTGTGGCAGCCGATCCTGAAATGGTGGAATATGCAGCAAAAGCAGGGGCGGATCGCGTTGAACTGTATACTGAACCTTATGCAACGAATTATCCGAAGAATCCGGAAGCTGCCATCGCTCCTTTTATCGAAGCCGCGAAGACTGCCCGTAAACTGGGTATCGGATTGAACGCCGGACACGACTTGAGTCTGGTTAATTTAAATTATTTCTATAAAAACATTCCTTGGGTGGATGAAGTCTCCATCGGACATGCGTTGATTAGCGATGCGTTGTATCTGGGACTCGAACGTACCATTCAGGAATATAAAAACTGTCTACGCTCATGA
- a CDS encoding DJ-1 family glyoxalase III has product MGTVYAFFADGFEEIEAFTAIDTLRRAGLNVEIVSVTPDEIVVGAHDVSVLCDINFENCDFFDAELLLLPGGMPGAATLDKHEGLRKLILDFAAKGKPIAAICAAPMVLGKLGLLKGKKATCYPSFEQYLDGAECVNEHVVRDGNIITGMGPGAAMEFALTIVDLLVGKEKVDELVEAMCVKR; this is encoded by the coding sequence ATGGGAACTGTATACGCTTTTTTTGCAGATGGTTTTGAAGAAATTGAAGCCTTTACTGCTATTGACACGTTGAGACGTGCCGGACTTAATGTAGAAATCGTATCCGTTACGCCGGATGAAATTGTAGTGGGGGCACATGACGTATCCGTCCTTTGCGATATCAACTTCGAGAATTGCGATTTCTTCGATGCTGAACTATTGTTGTTGCCGGGAGGAATGCCGGGAGCTGCCACACTTGACAAGCACGAAGGGTTACGTAAATTGATCCTTGATTTTGCCGCAAAAGGTAAACCTATTGCTGCCATTTGTGCTGCTCCGATGGTGTTGGGTAAGCTGGGACTGCTGAAAGGAAAAAAGGCTACCTGTTATCCGAGTTTTGAACAATATCTGGATGGTGCAGAATGTGTAAATGAACACGTTGTACGTGATGGAAACATCATTACCGGTATGGGACCGGGTGCTGCCATGGAATTTGCTTTGACAATCGTTGACCTGTTGGTAGGTAAAGAAAAAGTGGACGAACTGGTAGAAGCGATGTGCGTTAAACGCTAA
- a CDS encoding ExbD/TolR family protein gives MGLKRRNRVSPNFSMASMTDVIFLLLIFFMITSTVVSPNAIKVLLPQGKQQTSAKPLTRVVIDKDLNFYAAFGNEKEQPVALNDLTSFLQSCAEKEPEMYVALYADESVPYREIVRVLNIANENHFKMVLATRPPENK, from the coding sequence ATGGGATTAAAAAGAAGAAATAGAGTATCGCCCAATTTTAGCATGGCTTCCATGACGGACGTCATCTTCCTGTTGCTGATATTCTTTATGATAACCTCTACGGTAGTGTCGCCTAATGCTATCAAAGTCTTGTTGCCGCAAGGTAAGCAGCAGACTTCGGCCAAACCGCTGACAAGAGTGGTTATCGATAAAGACTTGAATTTTTATGCCGCTTTCGGCAATGAAAAAGAGCAGCCGGTGGCACTGAATGATCTGACTTCATTCTTGCAAAGTTGCGCGGAGAAGGAACCGGAAATGTACGTGGCATTGTATGCGGATGAATCGGTACCTTACCGTGAGATCGTAAGGGTATTGAACATTGCAAACGAGAATCATTTTAAGATGGTGTTGGCTACACGCCCGCCTGAAAACAAATAA
- a CDS encoding HlyD family secretion protein: MAPIKSQNSNMLLAFLTLLGVIAIVAVVGFFMLRKGPEIIQGQAEVTEYRVSSKVPGRILEFRVKEGQSVNAGDTLAILEAPDVVAKMEQARAAEAAAQAQNAKAIKGARQEQIQAAYEMWQKAQAGVTIAEKSYQRIKNLYEQGVMPAQKLDEVTAQRDASIATEKAAKAQYTMAKNGAEREDKMAAEALVNRAKGAVAEVESYIKETYLIAPAAGEVSEIFPKVGELVGTGAPIMNIAELDDMWITFNVREDLLKNLTMGSEFEAVIPALDNKKINLKVYYLKDLGTYAAWKATKTTGQFDLKTFEVKAFPIEKVENLRPGMSVIIDK, encoded by the coding sequence ATGGCACCTATAAAATCACAAAACAGCAATATGCTGCTTGCATTCCTTACTCTACTGGGAGTTATTGCAATCGTTGCAGTCGTTGGCTTCTTCATGCTTCGCAAAGGTCCTGAAATCATACAGGGGCAGGCTGAAGTTACCGAGTATCGCGTTTCGAGCAAAGTTCCGGGACGTATATTGGAATTTCGCGTGAAAGAAGGGCAAAGTGTCAATGCAGGAGATACGCTGGCCATTTTGGAAGCTCCTGACGTAGTGGCAAAAATGGAACAGGCACGTGCTGCCGAAGCTGCCGCACAGGCACAAAACGCAAAAGCAATCAAGGGCGCGCGTCAGGAACAAATCCAGGCAGCTTATGAAATGTGGCAAAAAGCCCAAGCAGGCGTCACCATTGCCGAGAAATCATATCAACGCATAAAGAATCTCTATGAGCAGGGAGTAATGCCTGCACAGAAATTGGATGAAGTCACTGCGCAACGGGATGCAAGCATTGCTACAGAAAAAGCAGCCAAAGCGCAATACACCATGGCAAAGAACGGAGCGGAACGTGAAGATAAGATGGCTGCGGAAGCTTTGGTAAACCGGGCAAAAGGTGCTGTTGCCGAAGTTGAATCATATATTAAGGAGACTTATCTTATTGCTCCAGCTGCGGGAGAAGTTTCAGAGATTTTCCCGAAAGTAGGCGAACTGGTGGGTACCGGCGCTCCTATCATGAATATTGCTGAACTCGACGATATGTGGATAACATTCAATGTACGCGAGGATCTGCTCAAAAATCTAACAATGGGGTCGGAGTTCGAGGCAGTCATTCCTGCTTTGGATAACAAAAAGATCAATCTCAAAGTATATTATCTGAAAGACTTAGGCACTTATGCCGCCTGGAAAGCGACCAAAACAACCGGACAGTTCGACCTGAAAACATTCGAAGTGAAAGCTTTTCCGATAGAGAAGGTAGAAAATCTCCGTCCGGGTATGTCTGTTATCATTGACAAGTAA
- a CDS encoding ABC transporter permease, with protein MKEREKKYIALWQVMQRECRRLVSRPLYLFCMVIAPLFCYIFFTTLMDSGLPKDLPAGVVDMDDSSTSRNIVRNLDAFSQTGIVAHYSNVTDARIAMQEGKIYGFFYLPKGLSAEAQSQRQPTISFYTNYSYLIAGSLLFRDMKMMGELTSGAAARTMLYAKGATEDQAMAYLQPIVIDTHPLNNPWLNYSVYLCNTLIPGVLMLLIFMVTVYSIGVEIKDRTAREWLRMSNNSIYIALAGKLLPHTVVFFIMGIFYNVYLYGFLHFPCNSGIFPMIFATLCLVLASQCCGIVMIGTLPTLRLGLSFASLWGVISFSISGFSFPVMAMHPVLQALSNLFPLRHYFLIYVDQALNGYSMAYSWTNYMALLIFMMLPFFVVHRLKEALVYYKYIP; from the coding sequence ATGAAAGAGAGAGAAAAGAAATATATAGCCCTGTGGCAGGTCATGCAAAGAGAGTGCCGGCGATTGGTATCACGCCCGCTCTACCTCTTCTGTATGGTCATCGCGCCACTGTTTTGCTATATATTTTTCACTACCTTAATGGATTCAGGACTTCCTAAGGATCTTCCAGCAGGAGTAGTAGACATGGATGATTCGTCTACTTCCCGTAATATTGTCCGCAACCTGGATGCTTTTTCACAAACAGGGATTGTAGCTCATTACAGTAATGTGACAGATGCACGTATTGCCATGCAGGAGGGGAAAATCTATGGATTCTTTTACCTTCCCAAAGGTTTATCGGCAGAGGCACAGAGCCAACGTCAACCGACAATCTCCTTCTACACCAATTACTCCTACCTGATCGCAGGTTCTCTATTGTTCAGAGACATGAAAATGATGGGAGAACTCACTTCGGGAGCCGCTGCAAGGACCATGTTGTACGCCAAAGGTGCAACAGAGGATCAAGCTATGGCGTATTTGCAACCAATTGTTATCGACACGCACCCACTGAATAATCCGTGGCTGAACTATTCGGTATACTTATGCAATACACTGATACCGGGAGTACTCATGCTATTAATATTTATGGTAACTGTTTATTCAATCGGCGTAGAAATCAAAGACCGTACGGCTCGCGAATGGTTACGAATGAGTAACAACTCCATTTATATTGCATTGGCCGGAAAGTTGCTTCCCCACACTGTAGTCTTTTTCATCATGGGGATATTTTATAATGTATACCTGTATGGATTCCTGCATTTTCCTTGCAACAGCGGTATATTTCCAATGATATTTGCCACGCTGTGTCTCGTACTGGCATCCCAATGTTGTGGTATTGTCATGATAGGAACCCTGCCTACTCTACGACTCGGATTAAGCTTTGCTTCCCTGTGGGGAGTCATATCGTTCTCCATTTCCGGTTTTTCATTCCCGGTCATGGCTATGCATCCTGTTTTACAGGCTTTGAGCAATCTATTCCCGTTGCGGCACTATTTCCTTATTTATGTCGACCAGGCGCTTAACGGGTACAGTATGGCTTACTCATGGACCAACTATATGGCACTATTAATATTTATGATGCTCCCCTTCTTTGTGGTTCACCGCCTGAAGGAAGCATTGGTTTACTATAAATATATACCCTAA
- the mdh gene encoding malate dehydrogenase, with translation MSKVTVVGAGNVGATCANVLAFNEVADEVVMLDVKEGVSEGKAMDMMQTAQLLGFDTTLVGCTNDYAQTANSDVVVITSGIPRKPGMTREELIGVNAGIVKSVAENLLKYSPNAIIVVISNPMDTMTYLALKALGLPKNRVIGMGGALDSSRFKYFLSQAIGCNANEVEGMVIGGHGDTTMIPLTRFATYKGMPVANFISAEKLEEVAAATMVGGATLTKLLGTSAWYAPGAAGAFVVESILHDQKKMVPCSVLLEGEYGESDLCIGVPVILGKNGIEKIVELNLNEDEKAKFAASAKAVHGTNAALKEVGAL, from the coding sequence ATGTCAAAAGTAACCGTAGTAGGCGCAGGTAACGTAGGTGCTACATGTGCAAATGTACTTGCTTTTAATGAAGTAGCAGACGAAGTAGTAATGCTGGACGTTAAAGAAGGCGTTTCAGAAGGTAAAGCAATGGATATGATGCAGACAGCTCAATTGTTGGGTTTCGACACTACATTGGTAGGCTGCACTAACGACTATGCTCAGACCGCTAACTCTGACGTTGTTGTGATTACTTCAGGTATTCCTCGTAAACCGGGTATGACTCGTGAAGAATTGATCGGTGTGAACGCTGGTATCGTTAAATCGGTAGCAGAAAACCTGTTGAAATATTCTCCTAACGCTATCATCGTTGTTATTTCTAACCCGATGGATACAATGACTTATTTGGCATTGAAGGCTCTGGGCTTGCCGAAAAATCGTGTGATCGGTATGGGTGGTGCTTTGGATAGCTCTCGTTTCAAATATTTCTTGTCTCAAGCTATCGGCTGCAATGCTAATGAAGTAGAAGGTATGGTTATCGGTGGTCACGGTGATACTACTATGATTCCTTTGACTCGTTTCGCTACTTACAAAGGTATGCCTGTAGCTAATTTCATCTCTGCAGAGAAGCTGGAAGAAGTTGCTGCTGCTACTATGGTAGGTGGTGCTACGCTGACTAAATTGCTGGGTACTTCTGCATGGTATGCACCGGGTGCGGCAGGAGCATTCGTAGTTGAATCTATCCTTCACGACCAAAAGAAGATGGTTCCTTGTTCTGTATTATTGGAAGGTGAATATGGTGAATCAGATCTTTGCATCGGTGTCCCTGTTATTCTTGGCAAAAACGGTATCGAAAAGATCGTTGAACTGAACCTGAACGAAGATGAAAAAGCTAAGTTCGCAGCTAGCGCAAAAGCTGTTCACGGAACGAACGCTGCTTTGAAAGAAGTAGGTGCTCTGTAA
- a CDS encoding NAD kinase, whose translation MPNLHPELMILLMKFAIFGNTYQAKKSSHALRLFQLLRRQKAEICMCRDFYQFLTTELKMDIHADHLFDGNDFDADMVISIGGDGTFLKAARRVGRKGIPILGINTGRLGFLADISPEEMEETFDEIQAGRYSVEERSVLQLICDEKRLQDSPYALNEIAILKRDSSSMISIRTAINGAYLNTYQADGLVIATPTGSTAYSLSVGGPIMVPHSNTVVITPVAPHSLNVRPIVIRDDWEITLDVESRSHNFLVAIDGRSETCKETTQLTIRRADYSVKVVKRFNHIFFDTLRSKMMWGADGRR comes from the coding sequence ATGCCAAATTTGCATCCTGAACTAATGATATTGCTTATGAAATTCGCCATTTTCGGAAATACTTATCAGGCTAAAAAATCCTCTCATGCGCTAAGACTGTTCCAACTATTGAGAAGACAGAAAGCAGAAATCTGTATGTGCAGGGACTTTTATCAATTCCTGACTACAGAGCTCAAAATGGACATTCATGCCGATCACTTGTTTGACGGAAATGATTTTGACGCTGATATGGTAATCAGTATTGGAGGCGACGGAACATTCCTGAAAGCTGCCCGTCGCGTAGGGAGAAAAGGAATTCCTATTTTGGGAATTAATACAGGCCGTTTGGGCTTTCTGGCAGATATTTCTCCTGAGGAAATGGAAGAAACGTTCGATGAAATCCAAGCCGGAAGATACAGTGTGGAGGAACGAAGCGTGCTCCAACTTATCTGTGACGAGAAACGTCTTCAAGATTCTCCTTATGCTCTCAATGAAATTGCTATTCTCAAACGGGACAGTTCATCAATGATTAGTATTCGCACAGCAATCAATGGTGCCTATCTGAACACTTATCAGGCTGACGGGCTGGTGATTGCGACTCCTACTGGCTCTACCGCTTACTCGTTGAGCGTAGGCGGTCCAATTATGGTTCCTCATTCCAATACCGTTGTCATTACTCCAGTAGCTCCGCATAGCCTCAACGTCCGTCCTATCGTTATCCGTGACGACTGGGAAATCACATTGGATGTGGAAAGCCGGAGCCATAACTTCCTCGTTGCCATTGACGGACGGAGCGAAACCTGTAAAGAAACAACTCAACTCACTATCCGCCGGGCAGATTATAGCGTAAAAGTAGTAAAACGCTTTAATCATATCTTTTTCGATACACTCCGCAGCAAAATGATGTGGGGGGCAGACGGCAGACGGTAA
- a CDS encoding MotA/TolQ/ExbB proton channel family protein encodes MNAMILLAQGAMNMADSLATANPVLTEVNAPEMNMLDMAIKGGWIMIVLGVLSVICFYILFERNYMIRKAGKEDPMFMERIKDYIHSGEIKAAINYCRTINTPSARMIEKGISRLGRPINDVQVAIENVGNIEVAKLEKGLTVMATISGGAPMLGFLGTVTGMVRAFYEMANAGSGNIDITLLSGGIYEAMITTVGGLIVGIIAMFAYNYLVMLVDRVVNKMESRTMEFMDLLNEPAK; translated from the coding sequence ATGAATGCAATGATCTTGTTAGCCCAAGGGGCTATGAATATGGCCGACTCGCTGGCTACTGCCAACCCCGTATTGACGGAGGTGAACGCTCCTGAAATGAACATGCTTGATATGGCTATCAAGGGTGGATGGATTATGATTGTGCTGGGTGTATTGTCAGTGATCTGTTTCTATATCCTGTTTGAACGTAACTATATGATTCGCAAGGCGGGAAAGGAAGATCCGATGTTTATGGAGCGGATTAAGGACTATATCCATAGTGGTGAGATCAAAGCGGCTATAAACTATTGCCGTACGATAAACACTCCTTCGGCACGTATGATAGAAAAAGGTATCAGCCGTTTAGGACGTCCTATTAACGATGTACAGGTAGCTATTGAAAATGTAGGTAATATTGAGGTTGCGAAACTGGAAAAAGGATTGACTGTAATGGCAACTATTTCCGGAGGTGCTCCGATGCTCGGATTCCTCGGTACGGTGACCGGTATGGTACGTGCATTCTACGAAATGGCGAATGCCGGAAGCGGAAACATTGATATCACTTTGCTTTCCGGTGGTATCTATGAAGCTATGATTACTACGGTCGGTGGTCTGATTGTCGGTATCATTGCTATGTTTGCCTACAATTATTTGGTGATGCTGGTAGACCGTGTGGTAAATAAAATGGAGTCTCGTACAATGGAGTTTATGGACTTGTTGAACGAGCCGGCAAAATAA
- a CDS encoding cell envelope integrity protein TolA, producing the protein MDRRKKGEYIGALGALLVHVAVIALLILVSFTVPQPDEDAGGVPVMMGNVDAASGFDDPSLVDVDIMDEDAAAPAETVPELPSEQDLLTQTEEETVTLKPKTEEPKKETVKPKEVVKPKEPVKKPEKTEAEKAAEAKRLAEEKAERERKAAEEAAKKRVSGAFGKGAQMTGNKGTAASGTGTEGSKEGNSSTGAKTGTGGYGTFDLGGRSLGTGSLPKPAYNVQEEGRVVVNITVNPAGQVISTSINPQTNTVNSSLRKAAEDAAKKARFNTIDGVNNQTGTITYYFNLR; encoded by the coding sequence ATGGACAGAAGAAAAAAGGGTGAATACATAGGAGCGCTGGGTGCACTGTTGGTGCATGTGGCAGTGATTGCTCTTTTGATTCTGGTGAGCTTTACTGTCCCCCAACCGGATGAAGATGCAGGCGGAGTGCCTGTGATGATGGGAAATGTAGACGCAGCAAGTGGTTTCGATGATCCCTCTCTGGTAGACGTGGATATCATGGATGAAGATGCGGCAGCACCTGCGGAAACAGTACCGGAACTTCCTTCGGAACAGGATTTATTGACGCAGACCGAAGAGGAAACAGTAACTCTGAAACCTAAGACGGAAGAGCCGAAAAAAGAAACGGTGAAACCTAAAGAGGTAGTCAAGCCGAAAGAACCGGTGAAGAAGCCCGAAAAAACGGAAGCGGAAAAAGCCGCGGAGGCGAAACGACTGGCAGAAGAAAAAGCGGAGCGTGAACGTAAGGCTGCCGAAGAAGCTGCCAAAAAGAGAGTGTCCGGTGCGTTTGGAAAGGGAGCGCAAATGACAGGAAATAAAGGAACAGCAGCCAGTGGCACGGGAACCGAAGGTAGCAAGGAGGGTAACTCTTCTACCGGAGCGAAGACCGGAACCGGAGGTTATGGAACATTTGATCTTGGCGGACGTTCTTTAGGTACGGGCAGTTTGCCGAAGCCTGCATATAATGTGCAGGAAGAAGGACGTGTAGTGGTGAATATCACCGTGAATCCTGCAGGGCAAGTGATATCGACCAGCATTAACCCTCAAACGAATACGGTAAATTCCTCTTTGCGTAAGGCAGCGGAGGACGCAGCGAAAAAAGCCCGTTTTAATACGATAGATGGGGTGAATAACCAGACAGGGACAATTACCTATTATTTTAACTTGAGATAG
- a CDS encoding TolC family protein, whose protein sequence is MKKVFLLTILLSFTFIVKAQSFLSLDSCRALALANNKDLLISNEKINAAHYQRKAAFTNYLPNFSATGAYMRNQKEFSLLNNDQKAALSGLGTNLAGPIQQAATEIATAHPDLAPLISSLSGKLGAVLPALDQAGNSLVDALRTDTRNVYAGAITLTQPLYMGGKIRAYNKITKYAEELAQEQHHGGMQEVIMSTDQAYWQVISLVNKKKLAEGYLKLLQQLDGDVEKMINEGVATKADGLSVRVKVNEAEMTLTKVEDGLSLARMLLCQLCGIDLSSPITLADENMEDIPLLTTDPHFDLSTAYENRPEIRSLELATQIYKQKVNVTRAEHLPSIALMGNYMVTNPSVFNSFENKFKGMWNVGVMVQIPIWHWGEGIYKTRAAKAEARIAQYQLQDAREKIELQVNQAAFKVKEAGKKLVMSSKNMEKAEENLRYATLGFKEGVIATSNVLEAQTAWLSAHSEKIDAQIDVKLTEIYLKKSLGTLK, encoded by the coding sequence ATGAAAAAAGTATTTCTTCTGACAATTCTGCTAAGTTTCACTTTTATAGTAAAAGCGCAGAGCTTCCTAAGTCTGGATAGTTGCCGCGCATTAGCTCTTGCCAACAACAAAGATTTGTTGATAAGCAATGAGAAAATAAATGCTGCCCATTATCAACGGAAAGCCGCATTTACGAATTATTTGCCCAACTTCTCGGCAACCGGAGCGTACATGAGAAACCAGAAAGAGTTTTCATTACTGAACAATGACCAGAAAGCTGCGCTTTCAGGATTAGGAACTAATCTGGCAGGCCCTATCCAACAGGCCGCAACCGAGATCGCAACAGCACATCCTGATTTGGCACCACTAATTTCCTCCTTAAGCGGAAAATTAGGGGCGGTTCTGCCTGCTCTTGACCAAGCAGGAAACTCTCTAGTGGATGCGCTCCGCACAGATACGAGAAATGTTTATGCCGGTGCCATTACATTAACGCAGCCTTTATACATGGGTGGAAAAATCCGGGCGTACAACAAAATAACAAAGTATGCCGAAGAGTTGGCTCAAGAACAACACCACGGTGGCATGCAGGAAGTAATCATGAGTACAGATCAGGCTTATTGGCAAGTTATTTCACTGGTTAATAAGAAGAAGTTGGCAGAAGGCTATTTAAAGCTCTTGCAACAGCTGGACGGTGATGTGGAAAAAATGATTAATGAAGGAGTAGCCACCAAAGCGGATGGTTTATCTGTACGCGTCAAGGTTAATGAAGCGGAAATGACACTCACCAAAGTGGAAGACGGATTGAGCCTTGCCCGAATGTTGTTGTGTCAACTATGTGGCATTGATCTTAGCTCACCCATCACTCTGGCAGATGAAAATATGGAAGATATTCCATTACTGACAACAGACCCTCATTTCGATTTATCTACCGCTTATGAGAATCGTCCGGAAATACGTAGTCTCGAATTAGCGACACAGATTTATAAACAGAAAGTAAACGTAACCCGTGCCGAACATCTTCCCTCCATCGCATTGATGGGGAATTATATGGTAACCAATCCTTCTGTCTTCAACAGCTTTGAAAACAAATTCAAAGGCATGTGGAATGTGGGAGTGATGGTACAGATACCTATATGGCACTGGGGAGAAGGTATTTATAAAACCAGAGCGGCAAAAGCCGAAGCCCGCATTGCACAATACCAGCTTCAGGACGCACGCGAAAAAATAGAGTTGCAGGTCAATCAAGCCGCTTTCAAGGTAAAGGAGGCTGGAAAGAAACTGGTAATGTCTTCCAAAAACATGGAAAAAGCGGAAGAGAATCTGCGCTATGCAACGCTTGGTTTTAAAGAGGGAGTGATTGCCACCAGTAATGTTCTCGAAGCACAAACGGCATGGCTGTCCGCCCATTCAGAAAAGATTGACGCACAAATAGATGTGAAATTAACAGAAATCTATCTGAAGAAGTCTTTGGGAACACTGAAATAA
- a CDS encoding ABC transporter permease, which produces MKDIKLKDKIAQGINDLFYIWKREFQTTFRDQGVLIFFILVPLGYPLLYSFIYDNEVVREVPAVVVDDSHSSLSREYLRKVDATPDIQIVSYCADMEEAKQMLKNRRAYGIIYIPSDFSDNIAKGKQTQVSIYCDMSGLLYYKSMLLANTAVSLNMNKDIKIARSGNTTDRQDEITAYPIEYEEISIFNPTAGFAAFLIPAVLVLIIQQTLLLGIGLAAGTARENNRFKDLVPINRHYNGTLRIVLGKGLSYFLVYILVAFYVLYVVPRLFSLNQIGQPSSLVLFVVPYLAACIFFAMTASIAIRNRETCMLIFVFTSVPLLFISGISWPGAAIPPFWKYVSYIFPSTFGINGFVKINNMGATLSEVAFEYKALWLQAGIYFLTTCWVYRWQILMSRKHAIERYKELKEKENLSKQISD; this is translated from the coding sequence ATGAAAGATATAAAATTAAAAGATAAGATAGCTCAAGGCATCAATGACCTGTTTTATATCTGGAAACGGGAGTTTCAGACAACTTTCCGCGACCAGGGGGTACTGATATTCTTTATACTCGTCCCATTAGGTTATCCGTTGCTATATAGCTTCATCTATGATAATGAAGTAGTGCGTGAAGTTCCTGCTGTTGTTGTAGACGATTCACATTCATCTCTTAGCCGCGAATATCTGCGTAAGGTAGATGCTACGCCCGATATTCAAATCGTCTCTTACTGTGCCGATATGGAAGAGGCCAAACAAATGCTGAAAAACCGACGTGCATACGGCATCATTTATATCCCTTCGGATTTTAGTGACAATATCGCCAAAGGGAAACAGACACAAGTGAGCATCTATTGCGACATGAGCGGGTTGTTGTATTATAAATCGATGCTTCTTGCCAACACGGCGGTTTCTCTGAATATGAATAAGGATATCAAGATTGCACGCAGTGGAAATACAACCGACCGACAGGATGAAATCACCGCTTATCCGATCGAATATGAAGAGATTTCCATCTTCAACCCGACTGCCGGATTCGCCGCTTTCCTGATTCCTGCCGTGCTAGTATTGATTATCCAACAAACATTATTACTCGGCATCGGTCTCGCTGCGGGAACAGCACGTGAAAACAACAGGTTTAAAGACCTTGTACCTATTAACCGCCATTACAACGGAACGCTACGAATTGTATTAGGAAAAGGCTTGAGTTATTTCTTGGTTTATATATTGGTAGCTTTCTATGTACTTTATGTGGTTCCAAGATTGTTTAGCCTCAACCAGATCGGACAACCCAGTTCATTAGTATTATTTGTTGTCCCCTACCTTGCGGCTTGTATTTTCTTTGCCATGACAGCTTCCATTGCTATCCGCAACCGGGAGACGTGCATGCTGATTTTTGTATTCACGTCAGTCCCCTTGTTATTTATTTCCGGAATCTCTTGGCCGGGAGCAGCTATTCCCCCGTTTTGGAAGTATGTATCTTACATCTTCCCCTCTACCTTTGGAATTAACGGCTTTGTAAAAATCAATAATATGGGAGCTACTCTTAGTGAAGTAGCTTTTGAATATAAAGCTTTATGGTTGCAAGCCGGCATTTATTTCCTTACCACCTGTTGGGTATACCGCTGGCAAATACTAATGAGCCGCAAACATGCAATAGAGCGATACAAAGAATTAAAAGAGAAAGAAAACTTATCCAAGCAGATAAGTGATTAA